A genome region from Physeter macrocephalus isolate SW-GA chromosome 4, ASM283717v5, whole genome shotgun sequence includes the following:
- the LOC102974173 gene encoding transcription and mRNA export factor ENY2-like, with product MVVSKKNKDEQMRAAINQKLIETGECLKELLRAKLIECGWKDQLKAHCKEVIKEKGLEHVTFDDLVAEITPKGRALVPDSVKKELLQRIRTFLAQHASL from the coding sequence ATGGTGGTTagtaagaagaacaaagatgagCAGATGAGAGCAGCGATTAACCAAAAGTTGATAGAAACTGGAGAATGCCTCAAAGAGTTGCTGAGAGCTAAATTAATTGAATGTGGCTGGAAGGATCAGTTGAAGGCACACtgtaaagaggtaattaaagaaaaaggactAGAACACGTTACTTTTGATGACTTGGTGGCTGAAATCACACCAAAAGGCAGAGCCCTGGTACCTGACAGTGTAAAGAAGGAGCTCCTACAAAGAATAAGAACATTCCTTGCTCAGCATGCCAGCCTTTAA
- the LOC114486229 gene encoding single-stranded DNA-binding protein 3-like, translating to MFAKGKGSAVPSDGQAREKLALYVYEYLLHVGAQKSAQTFLSEIRWEKNITLGEPPGFLHSWWCVFWDLYCAAPERRDTCEHSSEAKAFHDYVSNKFLILAIIAGLDNSTSLVPNTNTQPTGSGLCFLLAFLFVLPTSLLPLPRALLQERSNSVNGVS from the exons ATGTTTGCCAAAGGCAAAGGCTCGGCGGTGCCCTCGGACGGGCAGGCTCGGGAAAA GTTAGCTTTATACGTCTACGAATATTTACTGCACGTAGGAGCACAGAAATCTGCACAGACCTTCTTGTCGGAG ATTCGATGGGAAAAAAACATCACGTTGGGAGAACCGCCTGGGTTTTTGCACTCGTGGTGGTG CGTATTTTGGGACCTTTACTGTGCAGCTCCTGAAAGGCGAGACACTTGTGAACATTCAAGTGAAGCAAAAGCCTTTCATGATTACGTGAGTAACAAATTTTTAATCCTGGCGATAATTGCAGGGTTGGATAACTCGACTTCTTTAGTACCAAATACAAATACACAGCCAACTGGCAGTGGTCTTTGTTTTCTCCTTGCCTTTCTTTTTGTCCTGCCCACCTCCCTGCTGCCCTTGCCCCGTGCTCTCCTCCAGGAGCGGTCTAACTCGGTGAATGGTGTTTCATAA